In Methanocaldococcus lauensis, a single genomic region encodes these proteins:
- a CDS encoding CBS domain-containing protein → MELTVIQREILQELINLYREKNRPIKGTEIALRLNRNPGTIRNQMQALRALDLVDGVPGPKGGYVPTSKAYRALGLGDEGEIIVPIYKEGKKVEGVKVIKIEFDTVTHEKCCSSKIHIEGDTKYFNIGDLIRVGPTYHNKIIINGRIIGRDDIHRILLIDVLGVSSIPNIRVGDVGIKEVYTVSPENTLRETAKLFAEKNISGAPVVDDDKLVGIISLHDIAENIDNVDKKVGEVMNRNVITIHKDEKIYDALVIMNKNNVGRLVIVDENDKIIGIITRTDILKIISGKFPENFVVNKI, encoded by the coding sequence ATGGAACTAACTGTTATTCAAAGAGAGATTTTACAGGAACTTATAAATCTTTATAGAGAAAAAAATAGGCCAATTAAGGGAACTGAAATAGCTCTCAGATTAAATAGAAATCCAGGAACCATTAGAAACCAAATGCAGGCGTTAAGGGCATTAGATTTAGTTGATGGTGTTCCCGGACCAAAAGGGGGATATGTCCCTACAAGTAAAGCGTATAGAGCCTTAGGTTTGGGAGATGAAGGAGAAATTATAGTTCCAATATACAAAGAAGGAAAAAAAGTTGAAGGAGTTAAAGTAATAAAAATAGAATTTGATACTGTTACTCACGAAAAATGTTGTTCCTCTAAGATACACATTGAAGGAGATACGAAATATTTCAACATTGGAGACCTTATAAGGGTTGGACCTACATATCATAATAAAATAATAATAAATGGTAGAATTATAGGAAGAGATGATATTCATAGAATTTTATTAATTGATGTATTGGGAGTTTCAAGTATTCCAAATATTAGAGTTGGAGATGTGGGAATTAAGGAGGTTTATACTGTATCTCCTGAAAATACTTTAAGAGAGACAGCCAAGTTATTTGCAGAAAAAAACATTAGTGGGGCTCCTGTTGTCGATGATGATAAATTAGTAGGAATAATCAGTTTGCACGATATTGCTGAGAATATAGACAATGTAGATAAAAAAGTAGGGGAAGTTATGAACAGAAATGTTATAACAATTCATAAAGATGAAAAGATATATGATGCACTGGTTATTATGAATAAAAACAATGTGGGTAGGTTAGTTATTGTAGATGAAAATGACAAAATCATTGGAATTATCACAAGGACAGATATATTGAAGATTATTAGCGGAAAATTTCCTGAAAATTTCGTAGTTAATAAAATATAG
- a CDS encoding class I SAM-dependent methyltransferase, translating into MNYLTSKIAKEILNSKSNEIFINLDLNKTDKKEKIIIDRKNEIVKFPEGNINFEILKKIAKDEGHIYFIKDGNVFKAAISNNGYYKLVPTIPPTIEINGIRMHRTKEVDPYQDTLNKINSVKVKKGEKVLDTCMGLGYTAIEAYKRGAKVITIEKNPNVLELAKINPYSEELFKGDIKIILGDAFDVIKTFDNEEFDVVIHDPPRFSLAGHLYSEEFYKEIFRVLKPGGRLFHYVGNPGKKYRGKDLQKGVMDRLRKVGFIKVKRVPEALGVVAIKPKEKETEKI; encoded by the coding sequence ATGAATTATTTAACATCAAAAATTGCTAAGGAAATTTTAAACTCAAAATCTAATGAGATTTTTATAAATTTGGACTTAAATAAAACTGATAAAAAAGAAAAAATAATAATTGATAGAAAAAATGAAATAGTTAAGTTTCCTGAGGGAAATATTAATTTTGAAATTTTAAAGAAAATAGCTAAGGATGAAGGACATATATACTTTATAAAAGATGGAAATGTCTTTAAAGCGGCAATTTCTAATAATGGCTATTATAAGTTAGTTCCTACAATACCTCCAACAATTGAAATAAATGGAATAAGAATGCACAGAACTAAGGAAGTTGATCCATATCAAGATACTTTAAATAAAATCAACTCTGTAAAAGTTAAAAAAGGAGAGAAGGTTTTAGACACCTGTATGGGTTTGGGTTATACGGCAATTGAAGCATATAAAAGAGGAGCAAAGGTTATAACGATAGAAAAAAATCCAAATGTTTTGGAGTTGGCTAAAATTAATCCATACAGTGAGGAGTTATTTAAAGGAGATATAAAGATAATATTAGGGGATGCCTTTGATGTTATAAAGACCTTTGATAATGAAGAGTTTGATGTAGTTATCCACGACCCTCCAAGATTTAGTTTAGCAGGACATCTATACAGTGAAGAATTTTACAAAGAAATTTTTAGAGTTTTAAAACCTGGGGGTAGATTGTTTCATTATGTAGGCAATCCAGGAAAAAAATATAGAGGAAAAGATTTACAAAAGGGAGTAATGGATAGATTGAGAAAAGTAGGTTTTATAAAAGTTAAAAGAGTTCCAGAGGCTTTGGGAGTTGTAGCTATAAAACCAAAAGAAAAAGAAACTGAAAAAATTTAA